In the Drosophila biarmipes strain raj3 chromosome X, RU_DBia_V1.1, whole genome shotgun sequence genome, one interval contains:
- the LOC108033027 gene encoding uncharacterized protein LOC108033027, which yields MQTTMTTRRLGLLGLLVALGCLVAQATPHGWSSGGGSGGWSSGGGGSKVIISAWPSGGGGGGGWSSGGGSGGGWKSGGGGWSSGGSGGGGWKSVGGSGGWSSGGSSGWPTSGGSSGWKSGGSSGLSSALSSLSSWKSQALGSLSSGWKSGGGGGGWSSGGSGGGGWKSGGGSGGWSSGGGSSAWPSKISSGWSSGGGGGGGWSSGGSGGWSW from the coding sequence ATGCAAACCACGATGACAACGCGACGACTCGGCCTTCTCGGTCTGCTGGTGGCGCTGGGCTGCCTGGTGGCGCAGGCCACGCCACACGGCTGGAGCAGCGGAGGTGGCTCCGGCGGTTGGTCCTCCGGCGGCGGAGGCAGCAAGGTCATCATCAGTGCCTGGCCAtccggcggtggcggcggaggaggctgGTCCTCCGGTGGCGGATCAGGAGGAGGCTGGAagagcggcggcggcggctggtCATCCGGTGGCTCCGGAGGCGGTGGCTGGAAGAGTGTTGGCGGCTCTGGCGGCTGGTCCTCCGGCGGATCCTCTGGCTGGCCCACCTCGGGCGGCTCCTCCGGCTGGAAGTCGGGCGGCAGCTCGGGATTATCCAGCGCCCTGTCCAGTCTCTCTAGTTGGAAGTCCCAGGCCCTGGGTAGCTTGAGCAGCGGCTGGAAGagcggcggtggtggaggtGGCTGGTCATCTGGTGGCTCGGGAGGCGGTGGCTGGAAGAGCGGCGGCGGCTCAGGCGGTTGGTCATCCGGTGGCGGATCCTCCGCGTGGCCCAGCAAGATCAGCAGCGGCTGGTCCTCCGGCGGCGGTGGAGGTGGCGGTTGGTCATCCGGCGGGAGCGGCGGCTGGAGCTGGTAA